The DNA window ACGGTGGTGCCGCTGCTGGCCGACCGGGACCTCTCCGCCCGGGGCGTGGAGGTCGACTTCTTCGGCGCGCGCACCCGGATGCCCCCCGGCCCGGCCCTGCTCGCCCTGCACACCGGCGCCCCGCTCTACGTCGCCCACATGTGGTACGAGCCGGACGCCGCGTGCGGCGCGCTCGAAGGGCCGCTGGTCCTGCCCGGCGCGGCCGACGCGCCGCTGGACCAGCGGGTCCGGGCGCTGACCCAGCGGCTCGCGGACACCCTGGCGGCCGGCATCGCCCGACATCCGGAGGACTGGCACATGTTGCAGCGGATGTGGCTGGATCAGCGCGGCGCGGGCGACGTGGGGGCCGCGCCCGTTCCCGCGCCACCGGCCGCAGACGGAACGGTCTGAGGCGGGGAGGCGTGGTGGGCGCGAGGAGTGCGGCGCGGTGGCGCCCCGCGGACGAGGGCCGGTTCTGACGTGCGGATCGGCATCGTGTGCCCGTACTCGTTCGACGTGCCCGGCGGGGTCCAGAACCACGTCACGGACCTGGCCGAGGCGCTGATCGGGCTCGGGCACGAGGTGAGCGTGCTCGCCCCCGCCGACGAGGACGCCCCGCTGCCGCCGTACGTGGTGCCCGCGGGCCGGGCCGTGCCGCTGCCGTACAACGGGTCGGTGGCGCGCATCGCGTTCGGCCCGGTCTCCACCGCCCGGGTGCGCCGCTGGCTCACCCGGGGCGACTTCGACGTGCTGCACGTGCACGAGCCGCTGACGCTGAGCCTGTCGATGCTCGCCGTGCTCTCCGCCCGGGGCCCGGTGGTGGCGACCTTCCACACGGCGATCACCCGGTCCCGGATGCTCGCCGCCGCGCAGGGCGCGCTCCAGATCGTGCTGGAGCGCATCACCGCCCGGATCGCCGTCAGCGCGCTGGCCCGCAAGGTGCAGGTCGAGCACCTGGACGGCGGCGCGGTGGAGATCCCCAACGGCGTGACGGTCGCCAAGTTCACCGGGGCGGCGCCGTTGCCCGGCTGGCCGGGGGAGTGCGGGCCCGGCGAGGGCGGCTCGGTCGGCTTCCTCGGCCGGTTCACCGAGCCCCGCAAGGGCTTCCCCGTCCTGCGGGACGCCTTCGTCGACCTGGCCCGCCGCCGTCCCGGGCTGCGGCTGCTGGTGGCCGGGCCGGGCGACCCGGACGACCTGTTCGACCAGTTCCCGGCCGATCTGCGCGACCGGGTCACGTTCCTCGGCCTGGTGCCGGAGGAGGACAAGGCGCGCATGCTGCGCAGCGTGCACCTGTACGTCGCCCCGAACACCGGCGGCGAGTCCTTCGGCATGATCCTCACCGAGGCGCTGGCCGCCGGCACCACGGTCGTGGCCAGCGACCTGGACGCGTTCCGCCGGGTGCTCGACGGCGGCCGGGCCGGGCGGCTGTTCGCCACGGGCGACGCGGCGGCCCTGCGCGAGGCCCTGGCCGAGTTGTTGGACGACCCGGGGCGGCGGGCCGAGTTGACCGCCTGCGGCGACCAGGTGGTGGCGCAGTTCGACTGGCCGGTGGTCGCCCGCCGGGTGCTGGAGGTGTACGCGGCGGCGATCGAGGCGACCGACGGGCGGGTCATCGACCAGGAGTGGGCGGAGCTGGGCCGGCCGGAGTGACCGCCGGGACCGATGTGACCGCCGTGGCCGGTGTGCCGGAGTGAGCCGGTGACCGCCGTGGCGGGGGAGGCCGGCGTGGGCCGCGCCCCGGGGCCGTTGCGCGGAGCCGCCGCGCCGGTCGGGTGAGAGGGGACAGCACTACGATGCCGGGCATGTGGTGGGTGGGGGGCACGACCCTGGTCGTCGGGCTGGTCGTGGCGTACCTGGTCTGGACGGCCGGCCGGGTCGAGCGGCTGCGCGTCCGGGTGGAGTCCGCGGCCCGGGCCCTCGACGCGCACCTGCTGCGCCGGGCGGCGGCCGCCGCGGTGCTGGCCGAGCGGCGCTACGGCGTGGAGCTGTACGCGGCGGCCCGCATCGCCCTGGACGCCGAGCCGGAGGAGCGGGAGGCGGCCGAGAACGACCTCACCCGGCAGCTGCGCGCCGTGCCGCTGGACCCGGCGGAGGCGGACTGCGCCGCGGTGATCGCCGCGAGCCGCCGCCTGGCGCTGGCCCGCCAGGTGCACACCGACCTGGTCCGGGACGCCCGCGCGGCTCGCGGCCGGCGCCTGGTGCGCCTGTTGCGGATGGGACGCCGGCACCCGTGGCCGCGCTACTTCGACATCGACGATCCCACCCTGGAACTGCCCGCGGACGTCCCGGCCTGAGCCAGGCCGCCGGGGGGGGGTGAGGACGGCCACAGAACAGGCCACCGTGGGTCTGATTGGCTGTCGGCGACGCGTTGACCCCGTCGTAACATTCGAACGAGCCAGCCCCGAGCACGCCGAGGAGCGATTAACCGTGCCCGAAACCACCCCCCAGAACGCCAGTGCCACCCCCGTCGTCGGCACCGCCCGCGTCAAGCGCGGCATGGCCGAGATGCTCAAGGGTGGCGTGATCATGGACGTGGTCACCCCCGAGCAGGCCAAGATCGCCGAGGACGCCGGCGCCGTCGCCGTGATGGCGCTGGAGCGGGTGCCCGCCGACATCCGCGCCCAGGGCGGCGTCTCCCGGATGAGCGACCCGGACATGATCGACGGCATCATCAACGCCGTCTCCATCCCGGTGATGGCCAAGGCCCGGATCGGCCACTTCGTCGAGGCGCAGATCCTCCAGTCGCTCGGCGTCGACTACATCGACGAGTCCGAGGTGCTGACCCCCGCCGACTACGCCAACCACATCGACAAGTGGGCGTTCACCGTCCCCTTCGTCTGCGGGGCGACCAACCTGGGCGAGGCGCTGCGCCGGATCACCGAGGGCGCGGCGATGATCCGCTCCAAGGGCGAGGCCGGCACCGGCGACGTCTCCAACGCGACCACGCACATGCGGAAGATCCGCCAGGAGATCCGGCGCCTGCAGTCGCTGCCCGAGGACGAGCTGTTCGTCGCGGCCAAGGAGCTCCAGGCGCCGTACGAGCTGGTCAAGGAGATCGCCGAGACCGGCAAGCTCCCCGTGGTGCTGTTCACCGCCGGCGGCATCGCCACCCCGGCCGACGCCGCGATGATGATGCAGCTGGGCGCCGAGGGTGTCTTCGTCGGCTCCGGCATCTTCAAGTCCGGCAACCCGGCCCAGCGGGCCGCCGCGATCGTCAAGGCCACCACCTTCCACGACGACCCGGACGTGCTGGCCAAGGTCTCCCGGGGCCTCGGCGAGGCGATGGTCGGCATCAACGTCGACGAGATCCCGCAGCCGCACCGCCTGGCCGAGCGCGGCTGGTGACGTGGCGGAGGGCCCCGGCCGACGTCGGGGCCCCTCCCGGAAACAGACAGAGCTTCGAGAGGTGACAAACGTGACGGCACCCGCCATCGGCGTGCTCGCGCTCCAGGGTGACGTCCGCGAGCACGTCGCGGCCCTGACCGGCGCCGGCGCCGACGCCCGCCCGGTCCGCCGGCCCGAGGAGCTGGACGCGGTCGACGGGCTGGTCATCCCCGGTGGCGAGTCCACCACGATCAGCAAGCTGGCCGACATCTTCGAGATGCGCGAGCCGATCGACAAGCGGATCGCCGCCGGGATGCCGGTCTACGGCTCCTGCGCCGGCATGATCATGCTGGCCACCGAGGTGCTCGACGGCCGTCCCGACCAGCGCGGCTTCGCCGGCATCGAGATGACCGTCCGGCGCAACGCGTTCGGCCGGCAGGTCGACTCCTTCGAGGCCCCGGTGGCGATAGCCGGAGTCGAGGGCGAGCCGTTCCACGCGGTCTTCATCCGGGCGCCGTGGGTCGAGCGGGTCGGCGCCGGGGTGGAGGTCCTCGGCGAGGTGACCGACGGCCCGGCCGCCGGGCGGATCGTCGCGGTCCGGCAGGGCAACCTCCTGGCCACCTCCTTCCACCCGGAGCTGACCGCCGACCTGCGGCTGCACCGGTACTTCGTGGACCTGGTCCGCGCCGCCTGAGCGGCGGCGCGGCCCCTCCGTACCAGGGAGACGCGCCGCGTGCGGGACGTGCCGGGTGACGGGTGTGACGCCGACCCGCGTCGCCTCGGTAGGATTGCCGCGGTTCGGCAGGGCCCAGCGCCCGCCGCGGCCTTCCACGGAACGACCGACCGGCCCATCGCGTTCGCCGGTGGAGAGGTGGATCTGGCGCGGGCAGTCGACGCAGGCGTGATCAACAGACGGAGGTAGGAGATGTCCGGCCACTCTAAGTGGGCGACCACCAAGCACAAGAAGGCCGTGATCGACGCCAAGCGCGGCAAGATGTTCGCCAAGCTGATCAAGAACGTCGAGGTCGCGGCCCGCACCGGCGGCGGCGACCCGGCCGGCAACCCGACGCTCTACGACGCCATCCAGAAGGCGAAGAAGAACTCGGTCCCCAACGACAACATCGACCGGGCGGTCAAGCGCGGCTCCGGCCTGGAGGCCGGCGGCGCCGACTACCAGACGATCATGTACGAGGGGTACGGCCCGAACGGCGTGGCGCTGCTCATCGAGTGCCTGACCGACAACCGCAACCGCGCCGCCACCGAGGTGCGCACCGCGCTGACCCGCAACGGCGGCTCGTTCGCCGACGCCGGCTCGGTGTCGTACATGTTCTCCCGCAAGGGCGTCGTGATCGTGCCCAAGGGCGGCACGACCGAGGACGACGTGATGCTGGCCGTCCTCGACGCCGGGGCCGAGGAGGTCAACGATCTCGGCGAGGCGTACGAGGTGGTCTCCGAGCCGGGCGACCTCGTCGCCGTCCGCACCGCCCTGCAGGACGCCGGCATCGAGTACGAGTCCGCCGAGTCCTCCCTCATTCCCAGCGTGAACGTGCCGCTGGACGAGGACGGCGCACGCAAGATCTTCAAGCTGATCGACGTCCTGGAGGACTGCGACGACGTGCAGAACGTCTACGCGAACTTCGACGTCAGCGACGAGATCCTTGCACAAACGACCTGATCCTGTCTGGTCTGCGCAGCATGTCTGCTGCCGAGCTGCTGCGCGGGCTGCGCGGGCTGCGCGGGCTGCGCGGGCTGCGCGGGCTGCGCGGGCTGCGCGGGCTGCGCGGGCTGCGCGGGCTGCGCGCAAGCCTGTACGTCCGGCTGTCCAAGGCGTCCGATGATCGCAACCTGTCCAAGCAGGGCATGATTGACGATCTTCGGGCGCTTTGTGCTGCTCGTGGGTTCACCGAGGTGGCACTTCACGTCGATGACGGGAAGTCAGGCAGCATCCGTGACCGGCCAGAGTTCCTGGCATGGCTCGCTGACGCCGTTGAGGGTCGCGCTGACGTCCTGGTGGCGTGGCACGTAGACCGGCTGTCCCGTGAGGGCTTGAGCGTCGCAGCGACGATCCTGGACGTGATTGAGGGCAAGGACCCTGACACGGGTCGGAAGGTCCGCCGAGAGGTCCGGCTCATCGGCTACGACGATCGGCTCGACTCCGCAGACGGTGAAGGCTTCCGCCTGAACTTCTTGATCAAGGCTGAACAGGCTCGTAGCGAGCTGGATCGGATGAAGTCGCGTAGCCAGGCGCGAGTCAAGCGGATGCGGCGGGAGAAGCGTTCAACCGGCGGGCTGACTCCGTACGGGTATCAGCGCGCGCTGCGTGGTCCGCTGGAGCTTGAGCACGATCCGGTGAGTGCGTCGATCCTGCGGGAAGCGGTCCGCCGGGTGATCGCTGGTGACAGCATCGCCAGCATCGCTAGACGACTGATAACCGGAGTTTGCTGCGCGTTCAGTGGTCGTAGGCGATGAGGCTGCGGGTGACGGGCTGGCCGGTCTTGTGGTTGTGCCAGATGGCGGCGGTCAGGGCGAGCAGGCGTTGAGCAACGCGGGTCGCGATGCCTTCGAAGGTACGGCCGCCGTGTAGTTCCAGGTCGAGTTGGCCCTTGAGAGTGTCGTTGACCGACTCGATCAGTTGGCGGACGGCCTTCAGGAGGCCCTGGCCGGGGCGTTGCTTCTCCTTCTTGCGGTTGGGTCGTAGCAGGGTGACACCGCGGTCGGCCAGGTCCTGCTCGAAGCGTTTCGCGGCGAAGCCCTTGTCGGTGATCAGTAGCAGTCCGGGCCGGCCGGCGAGCAGGGCGGGCTCGCGGTCGAGCATGTACTCCACGACCTCGCGTTCGCCGATCTTCGCATCAGCCAGGGCCCACATGATGGGCAGGCCGGTCGGGGTGCAGATCAGGTACAGGCGCAGTCCCCAGAAGAACCGTGAGTGTGACGCGCAGTAGCCGTAGGTGGCCCAGCCGGCGGCGTCCGAGCGTTGCACGGTGGGCCTCGACCGGCCGCACTCGACCGGGGTGGAGTCCAGGATCCAGTGGTTGTCGAACCAGAAATCGGTGTCGAAGGCCAACGCTCGGATGAAGTGCTGGATCAGCGGCAGGGCGGCCCGCAGTCGCTTGTTGTAGCCGGGCTGGGACAGCTGGACCGGGAACAACGCGCGTAGGTTCTTCGCCAGGTAGCGGACCCACCGGCGTTCGGAGCGGATGTTCAGCAGCGACTGCATGACCGCCATGGTGATCAGTTCGGCGTCCGACAGCACTGGGGTGAACCCGGTCACCGGGCGGGCCGGACGTAGATCAGGGCGGGCTTTCAACTCGTCATCGATCTTCACGTACAGTGCGGTAGCGAGGGTCTCCAGATCGACGTGCACATGGCCTCCATGGTCATAGTTGCGTAGCAACGTCGATCATGGAGGCCCTCGTCCGTTCACCGCACCTGTGTCCCATCCACACAGGCCACCGTGGTTATCACTCGTCTAGAGACCTGAACGTCCGAGGTGTGCCGTCGCCTAGGGACCATGCCGCCATGCGGGACACGGGAAAGCCGCGCGTGGACAAGGAAACGGGCGAGCCTCTACCGGCGCAGCTTTGGACGGACACCACTCTTCGGCGCATGCTCACGAATCCTGTCCTTCTCGGCTACCTCACCGATAACCGAAAGATTGTCCGTGACAACGAGGGTAAGCCGGTGCTCCGTGGTGAGGCGCTGATCTCCAAAGAGGACTGGTCAGCGCTTCAGGACACGATCGATGGCAGCAAGAAGCCCAAATGCCGGAGCGCTCCCGATGCCCTGCTTTCCGGTGAGGTTGACTGTTCCCTCTGCGGTTCCTCTCTGCACTTCCATTGGATGGTGAAGAAGCACCGAAAGCAAGAATATAGCGAACCGGAGCCGGTACCGCTGGCCGGCGGTCACCCCGAACTCGAAGTGCCCGACGAGGTCGTCGTACGTGCGGACGGCGCGGCCGGCCGTCTGGATGCGCAGCTGGCCCGACTGCACGGTGGTGCGCGTCTCGGCCAGCCGCGTCCACCAGGGCTCGGTGCTGCCGTTGTCGAAGGTGCCGTTGATGATCAGGTTTCCGGTGGGGGTCGGGGCGGCCGTCGCCGGCCGGGCCAGGGCCGGCATGGCGACGGTGAGCACGGCTGCCAGCGCGGCGCCGGACGCGCGGCGCAGCAGCCGCCAGCGTCCGCCGCGCCGGACCCGCAGAGGTGGTGTCCTGGAGGGCCTTTCCGGTGGAGGTGGCGGCGTCGGTCCGCCGCCGGGACCGGCACACCGTAGGGACGTACGCACTGTCCGCAGCCGCGGAACGGGCGTGCGGAACGGTCCCGAACGCGGGCGTCCGCGGCGAGGCGCACCACACCTCGGCGCGCCGGTGGAGCCGCCCCGGTGACCTCGGTAGGGTGGTGCCCGGCCGGTTCCGGCCGACCATGATTTCGACCCGGGGGGGCTCTGCATGGGCGAATCGTTCGCGCATCTGCACGTGCACACCGAGTACTCGATGCTCGACGGGGCCGCCCGGCTCAAGGACCTCTTCGCCGAGGCCAGCCGGCTCGGCATGCCGGCGGTGGCGATGACCGACCACGGCAACATGCACGGCGCGAACGACTTCTACAAGCAGGCCATGGCCGCCGGGATTACCCCGATCCTGGGCGTCGAGGCGTACGTGGCGCCGGAGTCGCGCTTCCACAAGCAGCGGGTGAAGTGGGGCCGGCCGGAGCAGAAGAGCGACGACGTCTCCGGCAACGGTGCGATCACCCACATGACGATGTGGGCGCGGGACAGGAACGGCCTGCACAACCTGTTCAAGCTCAACTCGCGCGCCTCCATGGAGGGCCACTACGTGAAGTGGCCCCGGATGGACATGGAGTTGATCGCCGAGCACGCCGAGGGCATCATGGCCACCACCGGCTGCCCCTCCGGCGCGGTGCAGACCCGGCTGCGGCTCGGCCAGTTCGACGAGGCGCTCAAGGTCGCCTCGGCGTACCAGGACATCTTCGGCAAGGACAACTACTTCCTGGAGCTGATGGACCACGGCCTCGACATCGAGCGCCGGGTCCGCGACGGGCTCACCGAGATCGGCCGCAAGCTGGGCATCCCGCCGGTGGTCACCAACGACTCCCACTACACCCACGAGGCGCAGGCCGAGGCGCACGACGTGCTGCTGTGCGTGCAGACCGGCAGCAACATCGCCGACCCCAACCGGTTCCGCTTCGAGGGCGGCGGCTATTTCATCAAGTCCGCCGAGCAGATGCGGGCGGTCGACACCTCGGAGCTGTGGCTGGAGGGCTGCCGGAACACGCTGCTGGTGGCCGAGAAGGTCGACCCGGCGGGGATGTTCACGTTCCACAACCTGATGCCGCGGTTCCCGATCCCGGAGGGGGAGTCGGAGGAGTCGTGGTTCCGTAAGGAGACGTTCGCCGGGCTGGCCCGCCGGTTCCCGAACGGCATCCCGGAGGGCCACGTCGTCCAGGCCGAGTACGAGCTGGGCGTCATCGTGCAGATGGGGTTCCCGTCGTACTTCCTCGTGGTCGCGGACTTCATCCAGTGGGCGAAGAGTCAGGGCATCGCGGTGGGTCCGGGCCGTGGCTCGGCCGCCGGCTCCCTCGTGGCGTACGCCCTCGGCATTACCGACCTCGATCCGATCCCGCACGGGTTGATCTTCGAGCGGTTCCTCAACCCGGAGCGCGTCTCGATGCCGGATGTCGACATCGACTTCGACGAGCGTCGGCGCGGTGAGGTGATCAAGTACGTCACCGACAAGTGGGGCGAGGACAAGGTCGCGCAGATCGCCACGTTCGGCACGATCAAGGCGAAGGCCGCGATCAAGGACTCGGCGCGGGTGCTGGGCTACCCGTACGCGGTCGGTGACCGGATCACCAAGGCGATGCCGCCGGCGGTGATGGGCAAGGACATCCCGCTGTCGGGGATCTTCGACGCGAAGCACCCGCGTTACGCGGAGGCGGGTGAGATCCGGGGCCTGTACGAGTCGGACCCGGACGTGCGCAAGGTGATCGACACCGCGAAGGGCATCGAGGGGCTGATCCGGCAGACGGGTGTGCACGCCGCCGGGGTGATCATGTCGGCCGAGCCGATCATCGAGCACATTCCGCTGATGCGCCGGGACTCCGACGGGGTGATCATCACCCAGTTCGACTACCCGACGTGCGAGTCGCTCGGGCTGTTGAAGATGGACTTCCTCGGCCTGCGGAACCTGACGATCATCGACGACGCGGTCAAGAACATCCAGCTCAACCACGGCAAGGAACTGGATCTCCTCGGCCTGGAGCTGGACGACAGGGCGGCCTACGAGCTGCTGGCCCGCGGTGACACCCTCGGGGTGTTCCAGCTCGACGGCGGGCCGATGCGGTCGCTGCTGCGGCTGATGAAGCCGGACAACTTCGAGGACATCTCCGCCGTCCTCGCCCTGTACCGGCCGGGTCCGATGGGTGTGGACTCGCACACCAACTACGCGCTGCGCAAGAACAACCTCCAGGAGATCACCCCGATCCACCCGGAGCTGGAGGAGCCGCTGCGGGAGATCCTCGCCCCGACGTACGGGTTGATCGTCTACCAGGAGCAGGTGCAGCGCGCCGCGCAGATCCTCGCCGGTTACAGCCTTGGCCAGGCCGACCTGCTGCGCCGGGCGATGGGTAAGAAGAAGAAGGAGATCCTCGACAAGGAGTTCGTGCCGTTCCGGGACGGCTGCCGCGAGCGCGGCTACTCCGACGAGGCGATCCAGGCCGTGTGGGACGTCCTGGTGCCGTTCGCCGGGTACGCGTTCAACAAGGCGCACTCCGCCGCGTACGGCCTGGTGTCCTATTGGACGGCGTACCTGAAGGCGCACTACCCGGCCGAGTACATGGCGGCGCTGCTGACCTCCGTCGGCGACGACAAGGACAAGATGGCGCTCTATTTGTCGGAGTGCCGGCGGATGGGCATCCAGGTCCTGCCGCCGGACGTGAACACCTCCGCCGGGCCGTTCACCCCGGTCGGCGCCGACATTCGCTTCGGCCTGGCGGCGATCCGCAACGTCGGCGCGAACGTGGTCAGCTCGATCATGCGCTGCCGGGAGGAGAAGGGCGCCTACGCCGACTTCTACGACTTCCTGTCGAAGGTGGACGCGGTGGTCTGCAACAAGAAGACCATCGAATCGTTGATCAAGGCCGGCGCGTTCGATGTCATGGGCCACCCCCGCAAGGGGCTGCTCGCCGTGCACGCCGACGCCATCGACGCGTACGCCGACGTCAAGCGCAAGGAGGCCGTCGGCCAGTACGACCTGTTCGGCGCCGGCTTCGGCGACACCGAGGCGACCACCACCACGACGGTCATGCCCGCCATCGGCGACAGCGAGTGGGACAAGCGCGACAAGCTGGCCTTCGAACGCGAGATGCTCGGCCTGTACGTCTCCGACCACCCCCTGTTCGGCCTGGAACACGTCCTCGGCGCGGCGGCCGACTGCACCATCGCCGCCCTCTCCGAGGAGGGCACCGTCCCCGACGGGGCGGTGGTCACCCTCGCCGGCATCCTCTCCGGCGTCCAGCGGCGGGTCACCAAGCAGGGCCGCGCCTGGGCCTCGGCCACCCTGGAGGATCTCGCCGGCGGCGTCGAGACCCTGTTCTTCCCCAACACCTACGAGGTGATCGGCCAGTACATCGCCGAGGACGCCATCGTCGTGGTCAAGGGACGGGTGGACCGCCGCGACGACACCCCGCGCATCATGGCGATGGACATGCAGATGCCCGACATCACCAGCAACCCGGCCAGCAAACCCGTCAGCCTCACCATCCCGGCCAACCGGTTCACGCCACCCCTGGCCGACCGGCTCAAGGAAACCCTGGTGCTGCACCCCGGCGACACCGAGGTACACGTCAAGCTGCGCATCGGCGGCAAGATCGAGACGTGGCGGATGGGGCTGTTCCGGGTCGCGCCCACCACCGCCCTGATGGGCGACCTGAAGAGCGTCCTCGGCCCGGCCAACGTCAGCTGACGGGCCGTCCCGGCCAGGGCCGCCCCCGGTGGGCGGGTCACGCCGTGCGGTACTCCACCTCCGGGCGCCCGGGGGTGCCGTAGCGGGGGGCGCGGACCGCCCGCTCGACGGTCACCAGGTACTCCAGGTAGCGGCGGGCGGTGACCCGGGAGATGCCGTGAGCCTGCCCACCTCCGTGGCGGACCGGCCGGTGTCGCGGGACAGCGACCGCAGCACCACACCCAGGGTCTGCTGGTCACCACCTGGGCCCCCCGAGCCAGATCCAACCTGAC is part of the Micromonospora olivasterospora genome and encodes:
- a CDS encoding glycosyltransferase family 4 protein, with amino-acid sequence MRIGIVCPYSFDVPGGVQNHVTDLAEALIGLGHEVSVLAPADEDAPLPPYVVPAGRAVPLPYNGSVARIAFGPVSTARVRRWLTRGDFDVLHVHEPLTLSLSMLAVLSARGPVVATFHTAITRSRMLAAAQGALQIVLERITARIAVSALARKVQVEHLDGGAVEIPNGVTVAKFTGAAPLPGWPGECGPGEGGSVGFLGRFTEPRKGFPVLRDAFVDLARRRPGLRLLVAGPGDPDDLFDQFPADLRDRVTFLGLVPEEDKARMLRSVHLYVAPNTGGESFGMILTEALAAGTTVVASDLDAFRRVLDGGRAGRLFATGDAAALREALAELLDDPGRRAELTACGDQVVAQFDWPVVARRVLEVYAAAIEATDGRVIDQEWAELGRPE
- the pdxS gene encoding pyridoxal 5'-phosphate synthase lyase subunit PdxS, with translation MPETTPQNASATPVVGTARVKRGMAEMLKGGVIMDVVTPEQAKIAEDAGAVAVMALERVPADIRAQGGVSRMSDPDMIDGIINAVSIPVMAKARIGHFVEAQILQSLGVDYIDESEVLTPADYANHIDKWAFTVPFVCGATNLGEALRRITEGAAMIRSKGEAGTGDVSNATTHMRKIRQEIRRLQSLPEDELFVAAKELQAPYELVKEIAETGKLPVVLFTAGGIATPADAAMMMQLGAEGVFVGSGIFKSGNPAQRAAAIVKATTFHDDPDVLAKVSRGLGEAMVGINVDEIPQPHRLAERGW
- the pdxT gene encoding pyridoxal 5'-phosphate synthase glutaminase subunit PdxT, producing the protein MTAPAIGVLALQGDVREHVAALTGAGADARPVRRPEELDAVDGLVIPGGESTTISKLADIFEMREPIDKRIAAGMPVYGSCAGMIMLATEVLDGRPDQRGFAGIEMTVRRNAFGRQVDSFEAPVAIAGVEGEPFHAVFIRAPWVERVGAGVEVLGEVTDGPAAGRIVAVRQGNLLATSFHPELTADLRLHRYFVDLVRAA
- a CDS encoding YebC/PmpR family DNA-binding transcriptional regulator; the encoded protein is MSGHSKWATTKHKKAVIDAKRGKMFAKLIKNVEVAARTGGGDPAGNPTLYDAIQKAKKNSVPNDNIDRAVKRGSGLEAGGADYQTIMYEGYGPNGVALLIECLTDNRNRAATEVRTALTRNGGSFADAGSVSYMFSRKGVVIVPKGGTTEDDVMLAVLDAGAEEVNDLGEAYEVVSEPGDLVAVRTALQDAGIEYESAESSLIPSVNVPLDEDGARKIFKLIDVLEDCDDVQNVYANFDVSDEILAQTT
- a CDS encoding recombinase family protein — encoded protein: MSAAELLRGLRGLRGLRGLRGLRGLRGLRGLRGLRASLYVRLSKASDDRNLSKQGMIDDLRALCAARGFTEVALHVDDGKSGSIRDRPEFLAWLADAVEGRADVLVAWHVDRLSREGLSVAATILDVIEGKDPDTGRKVRREVRLIGYDDRLDSADGEGFRLNFLIKAEQARSELDRMKSRSQARVKRMRREKRSTGGLTPYGYQRALRGPLELEHDPVSASILREAVRRVIAGDSIASIARRLITGVCCAFSGRRR
- a CDS encoding IS982 family transposase; amino-acid sequence: MHVDLETLATALYVKIDDELKARPDLRPARPVTGFTPVLSDAELITMAVMQSLLNIRSERRWVRYLAKNLRALFPVQLSQPGYNKRLRAALPLIQHFIRALAFDTDFWFDNHWILDSTPVECGRSRPTVQRSDAAGWATYGYCASHSRFFWGLRLYLICTPTGLPIMWALADAKIGEREVVEYMLDREPALLAGRPGLLLITDKGFAAKRFEQDLADRGVTLLRPNRKKEKQRPGQGLLKAVRQLIESVNDTLKGQLDLELHGGRTFEGIATRVAQRLLALTAAIWHNHKTGQPVTRSLIAYDH
- a CDS encoding carbohydrate binding domain-containing protein, whose protein sequence is MLTVAMPALARPATAAPTPTGNLIINGTFDNGSTEPWWTRLAETRTTVQSGQLRIQTAGRAVRTYDDLVGHFEFGVTAGQRYRLRFAIFLLSVLLHHPMEVQRGTAEGTVNLTGKQGIGSAPAFGLLAAIDRVLKR
- the dnaE gene encoding DNA polymerase III subunit alpha — translated: MGESFAHLHVHTEYSMLDGAARLKDLFAEASRLGMPAVAMTDHGNMHGANDFYKQAMAAGITPILGVEAYVAPESRFHKQRVKWGRPEQKSDDVSGNGAITHMTMWARDRNGLHNLFKLNSRASMEGHYVKWPRMDMELIAEHAEGIMATTGCPSGAVQTRLRLGQFDEALKVASAYQDIFGKDNYFLELMDHGLDIERRVRDGLTEIGRKLGIPPVVTNDSHYTHEAQAEAHDVLLCVQTGSNIADPNRFRFEGGGYFIKSAEQMRAVDTSELWLEGCRNTLLVAEKVDPAGMFTFHNLMPRFPIPEGESEESWFRKETFAGLARRFPNGIPEGHVVQAEYELGVIVQMGFPSYFLVVADFIQWAKSQGIAVGPGRGSAAGSLVAYALGITDLDPIPHGLIFERFLNPERVSMPDVDIDFDERRRGEVIKYVTDKWGEDKVAQIATFGTIKAKAAIKDSARVLGYPYAVGDRITKAMPPAVMGKDIPLSGIFDAKHPRYAEAGEIRGLYESDPDVRKVIDTAKGIEGLIRQTGVHAAGVIMSAEPIIEHIPLMRRDSDGVIITQFDYPTCESLGLLKMDFLGLRNLTIIDDAVKNIQLNHGKELDLLGLELDDRAAYELLARGDTLGVFQLDGGPMRSLLRLMKPDNFEDISAVLALYRPGPMGVDSHTNYALRKNNLQEITPIHPELEEPLREILAPTYGLIVYQEQVQRAAQILAGYSLGQADLLRRAMGKKKKEILDKEFVPFRDGCRERGYSDEAIQAVWDVLVPFAGYAFNKAHSAAYGLVSYWTAYLKAHYPAEYMAALLTSVGDDKDKMALYLSECRRMGIQVLPPDVNTSAGPFTPVGADIRFGLAAIRNVGANVVSSIMRCREEKGAYADFYDFLSKVDAVVCNKKTIESLIKAGAFDVMGHPRKGLLAVHADAIDAYADVKRKEAVGQYDLFGAGFGDTEATTTTTVMPAIGDSEWDKRDKLAFEREMLGLYVSDHPLFGLEHVLGAAADCTIAALSEEGTVPDGAVVTLAGILSGVQRRVTKQGRAWASATLEDLAGGVETLFFPNTYEVIGQYIAEDAIVVVKGRVDRRDDTPRIMAMDMQMPDITSNPASKPVSLTIPANRFTPPLADRLKETLVLHPGDTEVHVKLRIGGKIETWRMGLFRVAPTTALMGDLKSVLGPANVS